A genomic segment from Bacillota bacterium encodes:
- a CDS encoding DUF6504 family protein produces the protein MQPIEMTEVETPAVEGQVPIPRTFRWQGRDFTVAAVLKRWQDQPLRARGALRPREVRFGTPARAGEGRTYFRVRTQDGAVFDLAFDPHVAHWALLRKLAPGAS, from the coding sequence GTGCAACCCATTGAAATGACGGAGGTCGAGACACCGGCGGTGGAAGGCCAGGTGCCGATCCCGCGCACGTTCCGCTGGCAGGGCCGGGACTTCACCGTGGCCGCCGTGCTGAAGCGCTGGCAGGATCAGCCTTTGAGGGCGAGGGGCGCGCTGCGCCCGCGGGAGGTGCGGTTCGGGACACCGGCGCGCGCCGGGGAGGGGCGGACTTACTTCCGCGTCCGGACGCAGGACGGCGCGGTGTTCGACCTGGCTTTCGACCCGCATGTCGCTCACTGGGCGTTGCTGAGGAAGCTTGCTCCCGGCGCATCCTGA
- the pheA gene encoding prephenate dehydratase — MGKIGYLGPEGSFSHEAASRWAGRQGGGAVLEAFGDLPSLFSAAERGSVAQAVCPLENSLEGSVTLSLDLWLHESTLVQVGEIVLEVRQWLLARPGVQLHQIERLLSHPQALAQCRRTLRSLLPGAAIEHAPSTAEAARRVAASDRPWAAVASGEAAARYGLAVAFGPVQDGDPNATRFGVLARGWPQPTGHDRTSLVVGSLSDRPGLLRDLLAEFADRGINLSRIESRPSREGMGRYLFLIDLEGHASEPPVAAALAAVRRHVGYFRLLGSYPRDPGAASRADR; from the coding sequence GTGGGTAAGATCGGGTACCTGGGGCCGGAGGGCAGCTTCAGCCACGAGGCGGCCTCCCGGTGGGCCGGGCGCCAGGGCGGAGGGGCCGTGCTCGAAGCGTTCGGCGACCTGCCATCTCTCTTTTCTGCCGCGGAGCGCGGTTCGGTTGCCCAGGCCGTCTGCCCCCTCGAAAACTCGCTGGAAGGCTCGGTCACCCTCTCGCTCGACCTGTGGCTGCACGAGAGCACGCTGGTTCAGGTGGGCGAGATCGTCCTGGAGGTGCGCCAGTGGTTGCTGGCTCGCCCGGGGGTGCAACTGCACCAGATCGAGCGGCTCCTCTCCCATCCGCAGGCGCTGGCGCAGTGCCGCCGGACGCTGCGTTCGCTCCTGCCCGGCGCGGCCATCGAGCACGCCCCGAGTACGGCAGAGGCCGCGCGCCGGGTAGCCGCCTCCGACCGGCCGTGGGCGGCCGTGGCCAGTGGGGAAGCGGCGGCGCGATACGGCCTGGCCGTAGCGTTCGGGCCGGTGCAGGACGGTGACCCTAACGCCACCCGCTTCGGGGTGCTGGCGCGAGGCTGGCCCCAGCCGACGGGCCATGACCGCACCAGCCTCGTGGTGGGAAGCCTGAGCGACCGGCCAGGGCTTTTGCGGGACCTGCTGGCGGAGTTCGCAGACCGGGGGATCAACCTGAGCCGCATCGAGTCGCGCCCCTCGCGCGAGGGGATGGGGCGCTACCTCTTCCTGATCGACCTGGAGGGCCACGCCTCGGAGCCGCCCGTAGCCGCCGCGCTGGCCGCGGTCCGGCGCCACGTCGGGTACTTCAGGCTGCTGGGTTCGTATCCTCGGGACCCCGGCGCGGCCAGCCGAGCGGATCGGTGA
- a CDS encoding lipoate--protein ligase family protein yields MTERWRLIIDPPDGAAWNMAVDEALLRAAERGTSEPVLRLYRWEPAAVSLGYFQEWGRAVNEAACREAGIDIVRRPTGGRAVFHHREVTYSVVLPPGHPMGGQTVMEGYRRISEALQAGLARLGIAAVLARPAASPAGEGREALAGACFDSASRYELEWNGRKVVGSAQLRRASGAVLQHGSIPLEFDAELTARVLAPGGRGARFLALILAERAGSLSQALGRPVEFDEAAPAIAEGFAAAAGVVWDRGFLTEEERRVASQLAASRYATDEWNRIRPAGRTDRGEAGRGGG; encoded by the coding sequence GTGACGGAGCGGTGGCGGCTGATCATTGATCCGCCGGACGGTGCCGCCTGGAACATGGCCGTCGATGAGGCCCTCCTGAGGGCGGCCGAACGCGGCACGTCGGAGCCGGTGCTGCGCCTCTACCGATGGGAGCCGGCGGCCGTGTCGCTGGGGTACTTCCAGGAGTGGGGCCGGGCGGTGAACGAGGCGGCCTGCCGCGAGGCGGGCATCGACATCGTCCGCCGCCCGACGGGCGGGCGGGCCGTCTTTCACCACCGAGAGGTCACGTACAGCGTCGTGCTGCCACCGGGCCACCCCATGGGAGGCCAGACGGTCATGGAGGGATACCGGCGGATCAGCGAGGCGCTGCAAGCGGGGCTCGCCCGGCTCGGCATCGCGGCCGTTCTCGCCCGGCCGGCCGCGTCGCCGGCGGGGGAGGGCAGGGAGGCTCTGGCCGGCGCCTGTTTCGACTCCGCCTCCCGCTACGAACTCGAGTGGAACGGACGCAAGGTCGTCGGCAGCGCCCAGCTTCGCCGGGCATCCGGGGCCGTCTTGCAGCACGGCAGCATCCCACTTGAGTTCGACGCCGAACTCACCGCCCGGGTGCTTGCGCCCGGAGGCCGGGGGGCGCGGTTCCTCGCGCTGATCCTCGCAGAACGGGCAGGCTCGCTCAGCCAGGCGCTGGGGCGCCCCGTGGAGTTCGACGAAGCGGCCCCGGCCATCGCCGAAGGCTTTGCAGCCGCCGCCGGGGTCGTGTGGGACAGGGGCTTTCTCACCGAAGAGGAACGGAGGGTGGCCTCGCAGCTTGCCGCCAGCCGCTATGCCACCGACGAGTGGAACCGCATCCGGCCGGCAGGGCGCACCGATAGGGGAGAGGCCGGCCGGGGCGGTGGGTAA
- the gcvPB gene encoding aminomethyl-transferring glycine dehydrogenase subunit GcvPB, with protein MGDGIGAGRATENVPATEQPDPPLLFERGAPGRVAYQFPELDVPARPLEQLIPAAALRKEPAPLPELSEIEVVRHFTQASRRNHAVDVDFYPLGSCTMKYNPKVNEEAAQLPGFARIHPYQPEESVQGALELMYRLERYLCEIAGLARATLQPAAGAHGELTGLLLIKAYHKDRGQHEQRREIIVPDSAHGTNPASVTMSGYRMVQVPTDARGGVDVKALRKAVGPQTAGLMLTNPNTLGLFDENILGIARIVHDAGGLLYYDGANANAILGISRPGDMGFDIVHFNLHKTFSTPHGGGGPGSGPIAVRESIVPYLPVPLVEFDGERYRLNYELPKSIGRVRSFYGNFGVLVRAYAYIRALGPQGLRRVSEAAVLNANYLMRLLAEDYHLPYDRHCKHEFVLSAVRQKRHGVRAGDIAKRILDFGMHAPTVYFPLIVEEALMIEPTETETKGTLDRFAAVMKQIAREAESDPERVTSAPHRTPVRRLDEVTAARNPVVCFTPGA; from the coding sequence ATGGGCGATGGCATCGGGGCGGGTCGGGCGACCGAAAACGTGCCGGCGACGGAACAGCCGGACCCGCCGCTTCTGTTCGAGCGGGGCGCTCCCGGGCGGGTGGCGTATCAGTTCCCCGAGCTGGACGTGCCCGCAAGGCCCCTGGAGCAGCTCATCCCGGCCGCGGCGCTTCGGAAGGAGCCGGCGCCCCTTCCTGAACTTTCGGAAATCGAAGTGGTGCGCCACTTCACGCAGGCCTCCAGGCGTAACCACGCGGTGGACGTGGACTTCTACCCGCTTGGCTCATGCACGATGAAGTACAACCCCAAGGTGAACGAGGAGGCGGCCCAGCTTCCCGGCTTTGCCCGCATCCACCCCTACCAGCCCGAGGAGAGCGTGCAGGGCGCTCTGGAGCTGATGTACCGTTTGGAGCGGTACCTGTGCGAGATCGCCGGGCTGGCGAGGGCGACGCTGCAGCCGGCCGCCGGGGCGCACGGGGAGCTGACGGGGCTGTTGCTCATCAAGGCGTACCACAAGGACCGAGGCCAGCACGAACAGCGCCGGGAGATCATCGTTCCCGACTCGGCCCACGGCACCAACCCGGCCAGCGTCACCATGAGCGGCTACCGGATGGTGCAGGTGCCCACGGACGCCCGGGGCGGGGTGGACGTCAAAGCGCTGCGCAAGGCCGTCGGGCCGCAGACGGCAGGCCTGATGCTGACCAACCCCAACACGCTCGGGCTGTTTGATGAGAACATTCTGGGAATTGCGCGCATCGTCCACGACGCCGGCGGTCTTTTGTACTACGACGGCGCCAACGCCAACGCCATCCTGGGCATCTCCCGGCCCGGCGACATGGGCTTCGACATCGTCCACTTCAACCTGCACAAGACCTTCTCCACCCCCCACGGCGGCGGCGGCCCGGGTTCCGGCCCCATCGCCGTCCGGGAGTCCATCGTGCCGTACCTGCCGGTGCCGCTGGTGGAGTTCGACGGGGAACGGTACCGCCTCAACTACGAACTGCCCAAGAGCATCGGCAGGGTTCGAAGCTTCTACGGCAACTTCGGGGTGCTGGTGCGGGCGTACGCTTACATCCGCGCCCTTGGGCCGCAGGGCCTCCGCCGCGTGAGCGAGGCGGCCGTGCTCAACGCCAATTACCTGATGCGCCTTCTGGCCGAGGACTACCACCTGCCCTACGACCGGCACTGCAAGCACGAGTTCGTCCTGTCGGCGGTCAGGCAGAAGCGCCACGGGGTCAGGGCGGGCGATATCGCCAAGCGCATCCTCGACTTCGGGATGCACGCCCCGACGGTCTACTTCCCGCTCATCGTGGAAGAGGCGCTGATGATCGAGCCGACCGAGACGGAGACGAAGGGGACGCTGGACCGCTTCGCCGCGGTCATGAAGCAGATCGCACGGGAGGCAGAAAGCGACCCCGAGCGGGTCACGAGCGCGCCGCACCGCACGCCGGTACGCCGGCTCGACGAGGTCACGGCGGCGCGCAACCCGGTCGTCTGCTTTACGCCGGGGGCGTAA
- the gcvPA gene encoding aminomethyl-transferring glycine dehydrogenase subunit GcvPA: MDYVPMTDAERREMLARIGVKSVEDLFEDIPEQVRLRRPLNLPPPMSEAELLAHMRSLAARNADLDRYTSFLGAGAYDHLIPSVVRHVLSRSEFYTAYTPYQAEVSQGVLQTIFEYQTLVCQLTGLDAANASMYDGASAAAEAALMAVGATGRRRVAVSAAVHPEYRRVMATYLGNQDVALDTVPWRMGVTNLDALQQAAGTDLAAVVVQNPNFFGSIEEMQAASEIAHRAGALFVAVVDPISLGILAPPGEYGADIAVGEGQGLGNAIGFGGPYLGFFAARRDLIRRMPGRIAGVTRDVDGRRGFVLTLQTREQHIRRERATSNICTNQALNALAATAYLAMIGRQGIRRVGELCVQRSHYAYEALTGIPGIRPMWDAPFFKEFVVEMDGEIPEILTRLWQEYSIIGGLPLGNFYEGLERGVLWCVTEARTREDIDRLAGVLRQLA; encoded by the coding sequence ATGGACTATGTGCCCATGACGGACGCCGAGCGCCGGGAGATGCTGGCGCGAATCGGCGTCAAGAGCGTGGAGGACCTCTTCGAGGACATCCCGGAACAGGTACGCCTGCGCCGCCCCCTCAATCTGCCCCCTCCCATGAGCGAAGCCGAACTCCTCGCCCACATGCGCTCGCTTGCCGCACGCAACGCCGACCTCGACCGTTATACCTCTTTCTTGGGCGCCGGGGCATACGACCACCTGATCCCGTCGGTCGTGAGGCACGTGCTTTCGCGCTCGGAGTTCTACACCGCCTACACCCCGTACCAGGCCGAGGTGAGCCAGGGCGTCCTGCAGACCATCTTCGAGTACCAGACCCTGGTTTGCCAGCTGACGGGGCTGGACGCGGCCAACGCCTCCATGTACGACGGGGCATCGGCGGCCGCCGAAGCGGCCCTCATGGCGGTGGGTGCCACGGGGCGCCGGCGGGTCGCGGTCTCGGCCGCGGTGCACCCCGAGTACCGCCGGGTCATGGCCACCTACCTGGGTAACCAGGACGTGGCGCTCGACACGGTGCCGTGGCGCATGGGCGTCACCAACCTGGACGCCCTGCAGCAGGCCGCAGGCACAGACTTGGCCGCCGTGGTGGTACAGAACCCCAACTTCTTCGGATCCATTGAGGAGATGCAGGCCGCCTCGGAGATCGCGCACCGGGCGGGGGCGCTGTTCGTGGCGGTTGTGGACCCCATTTCCCTGGGAATCCTCGCGCCACCCGGCGAGTACGGCGCCGACATTGCGGTGGGCGAAGGGCAGGGTCTGGGCAACGCCATCGGCTTTGGCGGGCCGTACCTCGGCTTCTTTGCCGCCAGGCGGGACCTCATCCGCCGCATGCCCGGCCGCATTGCCGGCGTGACCCGGGACGTGGACGGGCGGCGGGGGTTCGTCCTGACGCTGCAGACCCGGGAGCAGCACATCCGGCGGGAGCGCGCCACCTCCAACATCTGCACCAACCAGGCGCTCAACGCGCTGGCCGCCACGGCATACCTCGCCATGATCGGGCGCCAGGGCATCCGCCGGGTGGGGGAGCTGTGCGTTCAAAGGTCGCACTACGCCTACGAGGCGCTCACCGGCATCCCGGGCATCCGGCCCATGTGGGATGCGCCGTTCTTCAAGGAGTTCGTCGTGGAGATGGACGGGGAGATCCCCGAGATATTGACCCGGCTCTGGCAGGAATACAGCATCATCGGTGGGCTGCCGCTGGGCAACTTCTACGAGGGCCTGGAGCGGGGCGTGCTCTGGTGCGTCACCGAGGCCCGCACCCGTGAAGATATCGACCGGCTGGCTGGCGTGCTGCGCCAGCTTGCCTGA
- the gcvH gene encoding glycine cleavage system protein GcvH yields the protein MYPASLKYTKEHEWAAVDGRRVRIGITFYAQKELGDVVYIELPKVGATVEREKRLAVVESVKAVSDVYAPVSGTVVEVNEKLQDSPELVNKDPYGEGWMCVIEASDPGEFALLLSAADYRALIGENGG from the coding sequence TTGTATCCGGCTTCGCTGAAGTACACCAAGGAACACGAGTGGGCCGCCGTGGACGGGCGGCGGGTCCGGATCGGCATCACCTTCTACGCGCAGAAGGAACTGGGCGACGTGGTCTACATCGAACTCCCGAAGGTGGGGGCGACCGTCGAGCGCGAGAAGCGGCTGGCGGTGGTGGAGTCGGTCAAGGCCGTCTCCGACGTCTACGCCCCCGTCTCGGGCACCGTCGTCGAGGTCAACGAGAAGCTCCAGGACTCGCCCGAGCTGGTCAACAAAGACCCGTACGGCGAGGGCTGGATGTGCGTCATCGAAGCCTCGGATCCCGGGGAGTTCGCGCTGCTCTTGAGCGCGGCGGACTACAGGGCCCTCATCGGCGAGAACGGGGGTTGA